In Vibrio crassostreae, one DNA window encodes the following:
- a CDS encoding DUF342 domain-containing protein codes for MWDNIVTLSEDKQQVMACLPTGFVVDASFDNKTLPATLEALNASNYFIFEEEVLRFVTLAKEGKGEAYEGILIAEVRNANVTVELSDDEMLASLVVTGPYNGHALRGSDIIHCLAQAHITKGINKLALRKALMMSSKLKPGEKFTQPVAKGTQPVKGKDAKFDALVEDITRQVLKPRSKDEGKIDMRDLGQTITVGQNDHLMKRTPATKGIAGFTVQGRVIPPLPGQDSLIKPGKGTYISPEDPNLLLASHPGLPIIKDRTIEVDDALCVSNVDVSTGHVKFKGNVFVSGNIEPGMIVKATGSVTVGGFIESAEVQAQGDIKVAKGIIGHTTKEGEPKSCKVFSKGSITASYAQNAELQTAGDLRLGVHSMSNDIRCGNNLIVMDSLKKHGTLSGGEAKVGGKIECVFLGVEGDTATKVHGFARYDGYRQKIAELKETYKHTQEQTMGVIRQELEFKKRPKAERSEEQALEIEQQREKNNLAIENTKSQLDTLEAEFETNLAECTIEAHEKVYTRVTIQFGDETVTTKRTHGGSVFSFNQYEIQCSFKMEQEDISL; via the coding sequence ATGTGGGATAACATCGTTACATTGTCGGAAGATAAGCAACAAGTGATGGCGTGTCTGCCAACTGGGTTTGTGGTCGACGCAAGCTTTGATAATAAGACGCTGCCAGCAACCTTGGAAGCTTTGAACGCATCAAACTATTTTATTTTCGAAGAAGAGGTTTTGCGTTTTGTCACTCTTGCTAAAGAAGGTAAGGGGGAAGCTTATGAAGGAATCTTGATTGCAGAAGTTCGAAATGCCAATGTTACGGTCGAATTATCTGATGATGAGATGCTCGCAAGTCTTGTGGTAACGGGGCCATATAATGGGCATGCGCTGCGTGGTAGCGACATTATTCATTGTTTAGCTCAAGCCCACATAACAAAAGGAATTAATAAGTTAGCACTCAGAAAAGCATTGATGATGAGTAGCAAGCTTAAGCCGGGTGAAAAGTTTACTCAGCCAGTCGCCAAGGGGACACAACCCGTAAAGGGTAAAGACGCTAAGTTTGACGCTTTGGTTGAAGATATTACTCGCCAAGTCTTGAAGCCTCGCAGTAAAGACGAAGGCAAGATCGATATGCGAGATTTGGGACAAACCATTACCGTTGGTCAAAATGATCACTTAATGAAACGTACCCCCGCAACCAAAGGCATTGCAGGCTTTACCGTCCAAGGTCGAGTTATCCCACCGCTTCCTGGACAAGACAGTTTAATCAAGCCTGGAAAAGGTACCTACATCTCCCCTGAAGATCCCAATCTACTACTCGCCTCACACCCTGGATTGCCCATCATTAAAGATCGAACCATCGAAGTGGATGACGCCTTATGTGTCAGCAACGTCGATGTCTCAACTGGGCACGTTAAATTCAAAGGCAATGTCTTTGTCTCTGGCAACATCGAGCCGGGGATGATCGTCAAGGCGACCGGAAGTGTCACGGTGGGTGGTTTTATTGAATCAGCCGAAGTTCAAGCTCAGGGAGATATCAAAGTCGCGAAAGGTATTATCGGCCACACCACCAAAGAGGGTGAGCCAAAAAGTTGTAAGGTATTCAGTAAAGGTTCCATTACTGCAAGCTACGCACAGAATGCCGAGCTACAAACCGCCGGTGACCTTCGACTTGGTGTGCACAGTATGAGTAATGACATTCGCTGTGGTAACAATCTTATCGTGATGGACAGTTTGAAAAAGCATGGCACGCTCAGTGGTGGCGAAGCCAAAGTCGGTGGAAAGATAGAATGTGTGTTCTTAGGTGTTGAGGGAGACACCGCAACCAAGGTACATGGTTTTGCACGCTACGATGGCTACCGACAAAAGATAGCCGAGCTGAAGGAAACTTATAAACACACTCAAGAGCAAACCATGGGTGTGATCCGCCAAGAGTTAGAATTTAAGAAGCGCCCGAAAGCTGAGAGAAGCGAAGAGCAAGCCCTAGAAATTGAGCAGCAACGTGAGAAGAACAACCTCGCCATTGAAAATACTAAGTCGCAGTTGGATACCCTCGAAGCGGAATTTGAAACCAACCTTGCCGAATGCACCATAGAGGCTCATGAAAAAGTGTATACCCGAGTGACGATCCAGTTTGGTGATGAGACGGTCACTACTAAGCGAACGCATGGTGGCAGTGTATTCTCGTTCAATCAATACGAGATTCAATGTTCATTTAAGATGGAACAAGAAGATATCTCATTGTGA
- a CDS encoding transglutaminase-like cysteine peptidase has product MKSRISLLLLVLTSFTSVALNKSDQRWIDAVTKTYGDRAGKRVATWRSNMTSYDRLSEKEKLRSVNQFFNQMYFVDDNLLWGKNDYWATPLEFLGSNAGDCEDFTIAKYFSLLELGVPDKKLRLVYVKALELNQFHMVLAYYSTPSAEPLILDNLNPEIKRGSKRPDLRPIYSFNGKNLWLIKSAAGSGKLAGKSSRLSLWNDLRSRERSLKLNKPIINYDE; this is encoded by the coding sequence ATGAAGTCTCGGATTTCGCTATTGCTGCTAGTTCTTACCTCTTTTACCTCTGTGGCGCTCAACAAGAGCGACCAAAGGTGGATAGATGCGGTGACCAAAACCTACGGCGATAGAGCCGGAAAGCGAGTAGCAACGTGGCGTTCAAACATGACGTCATACGACAGATTAAGTGAAAAAGAGAAGCTCAGGTCAGTGAACCAATTCTTCAACCAGATGTACTTTGTCGATGACAACTTACTGTGGGGAAAAAACGACTATTGGGCAACACCACTGGAGTTTTTAGGCAGCAATGCTGGTGACTGTGAAGATTTCACTATCGCAAAATACTTCTCTTTGCTTGAACTGGGCGTCCCAGATAAGAAATTGCGATTAGTGTACGTAAAAGCACTGGAGTTAAACCAATTCCATATGGTGTTGGCGTACTACTCAACACCGAGTGCAGAGCCACTAATTTTGGACAACTTAAACCCTGAAATTAAACGCGGTTCCAAACGCCCAGATCTACGACCGATTTACAGTTTCAACGGTAAAAATCTTTGGCTGATAAAATCGGCAGCGGGCAGCGGTAAATTAGCAGGGAAATCTTCAAGATTGAGCTTATGGAACGACTTACGTTCTCGTGAGCGCTCTCTAAAATTAAACAAACCCATTATCAATTACGATGAGTAG
- a CDS encoding helix-turn-helix domain-containing protein, translating into MSKYSRELKCIIAKQYLDGTSSLYLAKQYSISSRQIRYWAQVFAIHGTDSFLPTKHAASAQTKRKALNLMWTNEWSLTHTSAVLNLSSPGILSVWLKRFNELGIKGLKMRQKGRPSMKQQPQRTTKPDNEMTLEELKEELVYLRTENAVLKKLEELEQEKNRRTKKKRS; encoded by the coding sequence ATGTCCAAATATAGCCGAGAGCTAAAATGTATCATTGCTAAGCAATATTTAGATGGCACGTCATCTCTCTACTTAGCAAAACAATATTCAATCTCTTCAAGACAGATACGGTATTGGGCTCAAGTCTTTGCCATCCATGGTACTGATTCATTTTTACCAACTAAGCATGCTGCTTCTGCTCAGACAAAGCGAAAAGCATTGAATTTAATGTGGACGAATGAATGGTCTCTCACGCACACTAGCGCTGTATTAAACCTCTCATCCCCTGGGATACTCTCTGTCTGGCTCAAACGATTTAATGAGCTGGGTATCAAAGGGCTCAAAATGCGCCAGAAAGGAAGACCCTCAATGAAACAGCAACCTCAACGTACCACTAAGCCTGATAATGAAATGACGCTTGAGGAGCTAAAAGAGGAGTTGGTCTACTTACGAACCGAGAATGCCGTTCTAAAAAAGTTGGAAGAGTTGGAGCAGGAAAAAAACCGTCGAACAAAGAAAAAGCGGTCATAG
- a CDS encoding HlyD family type I secretion periplasmic adaptor subunit — protein sequence MSQKNFSKLNETELEYVDDKTAALLLNTPTSARIMLWVIVLFFIAAIGWSAWAEIDKVTVGQGKVIPSSQIQVVQNLEGGLVKEILVKEGQRVQKGQQLLLIDDTRFRSDFREREQQVANLTANVLMLSASLTSVVINEEFSVEEWKKSVLLDYGKLAFPPKFYELQPKLVNRQKAEYRQDLNNLKNQLSVFDQQVEQKQQDLVEIKARVRNLKQSYQFARQELDITKPLADEGVVPRIELLKLQRQVNDTRREMTSSELKIPLLRSAIKESMLSRIDAALNFRSEQQEKLNQAQDKLSAMTESAVGLEDRVNRTVVVSPVTGTVKTLGINTVGGVIQPGMDIVEIVPTEDSLLVEAKIAPQDIAFLRPELTAIVKFSAYDFTKYGGLEGVLEHISADTTQDEEGNSFYIVRVRTEKHNFGQNEELPIIPGMTASVDIITGKRTVLEYMLKPLLSAQNNALKE from the coding sequence ATGAGTCAGAAAAATTTCAGCAAATTGAACGAGACCGAGCTTGAGTATGTCGACGATAAAACAGCGGCACTACTCCTCAATACGCCCACCAGTGCGCGTATTATGTTGTGGGTGATCGTTCTGTTTTTTATTGCTGCTATTGGGTGGTCTGCTTGGGCAGAGATCGACAAAGTTACCGTTGGCCAAGGCAAAGTGATCCCTTCCTCTCAAATCCAAGTGGTGCAAAACCTTGAAGGTGGCTTAGTTAAAGAGATCTTAGTTAAAGAAGGTCAACGTGTTCAGAAAGGTCAGCAGCTACTGTTGATCGATGACACTCGATTCCGTTCGGACTTCCGCGAACGTGAACAACAAGTGGCGAACTTAACCGCCAACGTGTTGATGCTATCCGCTTCATTAACCAGTGTCGTCATTAACGAAGAGTTCTCTGTTGAAGAGTGGAAAAAAAGCGTGTTGCTTGATTACGGTAAACTCGCCTTTCCACCAAAATTCTACGAACTTCAGCCTAAACTGGTTAATCGCCAAAAAGCCGAATATCGTCAAGATCTGAATAACCTAAAAAACCAACTTTCTGTTTTTGATCAACAAGTTGAACAGAAACAGCAAGACCTAGTTGAGATTAAGGCGCGGGTTCGCAACCTAAAACAGAGTTACCAGTTTGCTCGCCAAGAACTGGATATCACCAAACCCCTCGCCGATGAAGGGGTGGTACCACGAATTGAATTACTTAAACTGCAAAGACAAGTGAACGACACTCGCCGAGAAATGACCTCAAGCGAGCTAAAAATCCCTCTGCTACGCTCAGCAATCAAAGAATCCATGCTCAGCCGTATTGATGCTGCCCTGAACTTCCGCTCCGAACAACAAGAAAAGCTCAATCAAGCGCAAGATAAGCTCTCTGCAATGACCGAATCGGCTGTTGGCCTTGAAGACCGAGTAAACCGTACTGTGGTGGTTTCTCCTGTAACTGGCACCGTTAAAACATTGGGCATTAATACTGTCGGTGGTGTTATCCAACCGGGTATGGACATCGTTGAGATTGTACCGACAGAAGACTCTCTCTTGGTTGAAGCGAAAATCGCCCCACAAGATATCGCTTTCCTACGCCCAGAATTGACTGCCATCGTTAAGTTCAGTGCCTATGACTTCACTAAATACGGCGGTCTAGAAGGCGTACTAGAGCACATCAGTGCCGATACCACTCAAGATGAAGAAGGCAACAGCTTCTACATCGTGCGTGTGCGCACCGAAAAACACAATTTTGGACAGAACGAAGAGTTGCCAATCATTCCGGGCATGACTGCCTCAGTCGATATCATCACAGGCAAAAGAACCGTGCTTGAGTACATGTTGAAGCCACTATTAAGTGCTCAAAACAATGCACTAAAAGAGTAA
- a CDS encoding type I secretion system permease/ATPase: MQDPLLNSLIYVSRYYGLANSPEALINGLPLSDGKLTPFLFPRSAERAGLVAKENRSDLEKIPHLILPAVLLLKQGEACVLNSIDLEKQEAEIITAESGMVPIIIPVEELKEQFIGRYFLVKKQFRYDERSPEVLKTRKGHWFWSTIWESKNIYRDVLIASILINIFAIAAPMFTRLVYDKVVPNLAFETLWVLASGIFVVFLFDLLLKLMRSYFIDVAGKKSDILISSKLFSKVLGIRMEAKPASVGAFAKNLQEFESIREFFTSATIGSLIDLPFALMFLALIWLMAGNLVFVPVVGVVILIIYALLIQGPLRRTIEEGSRLASQKYANLIESLAGLETVKLFSAQSQFQFRWEEAVAHMANWNIKSRRITDSIQNTAGFVQQSTNVGMIIFGVYLIAEGELTMGGLIAATMLSGRAIGPLVQLSLLSTRYNQAKSSMTLIEQVMSMPDEQEEGKRYIHRPIIQGHIALDKVTFHYPDSPVASIRDLTLHIKPGEKVAIIGRIGSGKTTLERLIMGLYKPTEGHVRIDDTDMEQLHHVDVRRNIGCVPQDSNLFYGSVRDNITLGRPLVDDRDVMDAANRAGVTAFTQQDPAGLERQVGEGGGLLSGGQRQSIAIARAFLGRPPVLLMDEPTSAMDNRSEMHIKHQLNQLQPSETLILITHKTSMLDIVDRVIVMEKGCIIADGPKAQVLSDLKQGKVRAAS, encoded by the coding sequence ATGCAAGATCCACTATTGAACTCACTGATCTACGTTAGCCGATATTACGGGTTAGCTAACTCGCCTGAAGCGTTGATCAATGGGCTACCATTATCAGACGGAAAGCTAACCCCTTTCCTATTCCCTCGTTCTGCAGAGCGAGCAGGATTGGTGGCGAAAGAAAACCGTTCCGACTTGGAAAAGATACCTCACCTGATTCTGCCTGCGGTTTTACTACTTAAACAAGGTGAGGCGTGCGTTCTCAACAGCATTGATTTAGAAAAGCAAGAAGCGGAAATCATTACAGCGGAAAGCGGAATGGTGCCAATCATCATTCCTGTCGAAGAACTGAAAGAACAATTCATCGGCCGCTACTTCTTGGTAAAGAAACAGTTTCGCTATGATGAACGTTCACCAGAGGTTCTAAAAACACGTAAAGGGCATTGGTTTTGGAGTACCATTTGGGAATCAAAAAACATCTACCGAGATGTGTTGATAGCCTCCATTCTGATCAATATCTTCGCGATAGCCGCGCCAATGTTCACACGCTTGGTGTATGACAAAGTCGTTCCCAACCTTGCCTTTGAAACTTTGTGGGTGCTAGCGAGTGGTATCTTTGTCGTGTTCCTATTCGATTTGCTGCTCAAATTGATGCGAAGCTACTTCATTGACGTTGCCGGTAAGAAATCCGACATCCTCATTTCTTCCAAGCTGTTTAGTAAGGTACTAGGGATTCGTATGGAAGCAAAGCCTGCTTCTGTCGGTGCTTTTGCCAAAAACTTGCAAGAGTTCGAATCAATCCGTGAGTTCTTTACCTCAGCAACCATCGGCTCGTTAATCGACTTACCATTCGCGCTGATGTTCTTGGCGTTGATTTGGTTAATGGCCGGAAACCTTGTATTTGTTCCTGTTGTCGGCGTGGTTATTCTGATCATCTATGCACTGTTAATCCAAGGTCCACTGCGTCGTACTATTGAAGAGGGCTCTCGTCTTGCTTCTCAGAAGTACGCGAACTTGATTGAAAGTTTGGCTGGGTTAGAGACGGTTAAGCTGTTCAGCGCGCAGAGTCAGTTCCAATTCCGTTGGGAAGAAGCGGTTGCGCACATGGCAAATTGGAATATCAAAAGCCGACGCATCACAGACAGCATCCAAAACACCGCCGGCTTTGTTCAGCAAAGTACTAACGTAGGTATGATCATTTTTGGTGTGTATCTCATTGCTGAAGGTGAACTGACTATGGGTGGCTTGATTGCTGCGACCATGCTGAGTGGCCGTGCGATTGGTCCTCTTGTTCAACTGTCTTTGCTTTCTACACGTTATAACCAAGCGAAGTCGTCGATGACTCTGATTGAGCAAGTCATGTCGATGCCTGATGAACAAGAAGAAGGCAAACGCTACATTCACCGCCCGATTATTCAAGGTCATATCGCGTTAGACAAAGTGACGTTCCACTACCCTGACTCGCCAGTCGCTTCTATCAGAGACTTAACACTGCATATTAAACCTGGTGAAAAGGTGGCGATCATTGGCCGAATTGGTTCAGGTAAAACGACTCTAGAGCGCCTGATTATGGGCCTGTATAAGCCCACAGAAGGCCATGTTCGCATTGATGACACCGACATGGAGCAACTGCATCATGTCGACGTACGACGCAATATAGGCTGTGTACCGCAAGACAGTAACCTATTCTATGGCTCAGTAAGAGACAACATTACCTTAGGTCGTCCATTGGTCGATGACCGTGATGTAATGGATGCTGCGAACCGTGCAGGTGTTACCGCTTTTACTCAGCAAGATCCAGCAGGCTTAGAACGCCAAGTGGGCGAAGGCGGTGGTTTGCTGTCTGGTGGTCAACGTCAGTCAATTGCCATTGCTAGAGCCTTCCTAGGCCGTCCTCCAGTGCTGTTGATGGACGAACCGACCAGTGCGATGGATAACCGTTCAGAAATGCACATCAAGCACCAGCTTAACCAATTGCAACCAAGCGAGACATTAATTCTGATTACGCACAAAACATCGATGTTGGACATTGTAGACAGAGTGATCGTAATGGAGAAGGGCTGCATTATTGCTGACGGGCCAAAAGCGCAAGTTCTGTCAGACTTGAAGCAAGGTAAGGTAAGAGCTGCAAGTTAA
- a CDS encoding bifunctional diguanylate cyclase/phosphodiesterase, which translates to MTLYKQLVVGMVAVFILLMTSVFMIEFNTTRGYLEEQQRSEVSNTINTVGLALAPYLEEKDKVAVESVINALFDGSSYSVVRLIFLDSGDDILRSYPVKPTGVPEWFTNLNLFEPVHDRRVITSGWMQLAEVEIVSHPGPAYDQLWQAFIRLLSIFGTIFLLGLVSISWILKRALRPLSLIITKMDQIAKNQFGEPLARPKTKDLTLVVDGINHMSTQVELAFKNQAKEAQKLRERAYIDPVSQLGNRAYYMSQLTQWLEESSLGGLAVLKAEFISEEYDEKGYQEGDALVHQLAEQLQASISSPDITIARISSDEFGFIMPNIDESELKLVAGSIVNCIQNLGSDPTGTANPHIALGVTYSNTRKNSTEIMSLVDNALSSAKANRELAYGYVTADDHGAVMGKQQWRMLVEEAIINDLITFRLQAANNAFGKTYHQEVFSAIEKDGVRYGANQYLYALEQLEMSHILDQYVIEKMIEKLNAKEVTSPVAINISPSSISQPSFIRWIGKTLEQNTSIAHLLHFEIPENCFINVPHYTALLCNTIRNAEAVFGVDNYGRNFQSLDYINEYRPSYVKLDYLFTHNLDDEKQKFTLTSISRTAHNLGVTTIASRIETQTQLDILSDNYVEVFQGFIVDK; encoded by the coding sequence ATGACTTTATATAAACAGCTTGTGGTCGGGATGGTTGCAGTGTTCATACTGCTGATGACGTCAGTTTTTATGATCGAATTCAATACCACCCGAGGATACTTAGAGGAGCAGCAACGCTCTGAGGTAAGTAATACCATTAATACTGTTGGACTGGCTCTCGCCCCTTACCTAGAAGAAAAAGACAAGGTGGCAGTGGAGTCTGTAATCAACGCCCTGTTTGATGGCAGTTCTTATTCCGTCGTTCGATTGATCTTTCTCGACAGCGGTGATGACATTCTCCGCTCATACCCTGTAAAGCCAACTGGCGTACCGGAGTGGTTTACCAACCTAAACCTGTTCGAGCCTGTTCATGACCGCCGCGTGATCACCAGTGGCTGGATGCAACTGGCAGAAGTAGAGATCGTAAGTCATCCAGGCCCTGCCTACGATCAACTTTGGCAAGCATTCATCCGCTTATTAAGCATCTTTGGCACGATCTTCTTGCTCGGTTTAGTGTCTATATCTTGGATCCTTAAACGCGCTTTACGCCCGCTCTCGTTGATCATTACTAAGATGGATCAGATCGCCAAGAACCAGTTTGGCGAACCTCTAGCTCGTCCAAAGACAAAAGATCTAACCTTGGTTGTCGACGGTATCAACCACATGTCGACTCAAGTTGAACTGGCATTTAAAAACCAAGCGAAAGAAGCTCAAAAGCTGCGTGAAAGAGCGTATATCGACCCTGTATCTCAGTTAGGTAACCGTGCTTACTACATGTCTCAGTTAACCCAGTGGTTAGAAGAGTCTAGCTTAGGTGGTTTAGCGGTACTAAAAGCCGAATTTATTAGTGAAGAGTACGACGAAAAAGGCTACCAAGAGGGTGATGCCTTGGTTCATCAACTGGCTGAACAGCTACAGGCTTCAATTTCATCACCAGATATCACCATCGCCCGTATTTCTAGTGACGAGTTTGGCTTCATTATGCCGAACATTGACGAAAGCGAACTTAAACTTGTCGCGGGCAGCATCGTAAATTGCATTCAAAACCTAGGTTCAGACCCTACAGGTACGGCGAATCCACACATCGCATTAGGTGTGACATACAGCAACACCCGAAAAAACAGTACCGAAATCATGTCGTTGGTTGATAACGCACTCTCAAGTGCCAAGGCGAACCGAGAGCTTGCTTACGGTTACGTAACCGCAGACGATCACGGCGCTGTGATGGGTAAACAACAATGGCGTATGTTGGTTGAAGAAGCGATCATCAACGACCTCATTACCTTCCGTCTTCAGGCTGCAAATAATGCCTTTGGTAAAACGTATCACCAAGAAGTATTCTCTGCGATTGAAAAAGATGGCGTGCGTTACGGTGCTAACCAGTACTTGTACGCACTAGAACAGCTTGAAATGAGCCACATTCTCGACCAATACGTTATCGAGAAGATGATTGAAAAACTGAATGCGAAAGAAGTAACAAGCCCTGTTGCTATCAATATTTCGCCAAGCAGTATTTCTCAACCAAGCTTCATCCGCTGGATCGGTAAGACGCTTGAACAAAATACTTCAATCGCTCACCTGTTGCACTTTGAGATTCCAGAAAACTGCTTCATCAACGTTCCGCACTACACGGCACTATTGTGTAACACCATTCGCAATGCTGAAGCGGTGTTTGGTGTCGATAACTACGGACGTAACTTCCAATCTCTGGATTACATCAACGAATACCGTCCAAGCTATGTGAAGCTAGATTACCTGTTCACACATAACCTGGATGACGAAAAACAAAAGTTCACCTTAACGTCGATCTCTAGAACCGCTCACAACCTAGGCGTCACCACCATCGCGTCTCGAATAGAAACTCAGACTCAGCTAGATATCTTGTCTGATAACTACGTAGAAGTGTTCCAAGGCTTCATTGTTGATAAATAG
- a CDS encoding GNAT family N-acetyltransferase, whose protein sequence is MTNPTNSFLHTLSNIAQHNDHRYGVVFEGDFDWQNSAVFTFLQDSCTPSIFQIGGTPFEGVIHVPVKKGQQLLGRECQVLVCDFREQFDANGFSAALGSLVGGGLLLVLPPKIDGSEDSESFGQRWLKLHFDKLISVSQQNEAEGVTQATSALPKKQSVKNGLDKFEQQKMAVELVKKVVTGHRKRPLILTADRGRGKSSTLGIAAAGLLAERQGLNIIVTAPSVKAIEPVFSHALQRLDTCEVINATHIGYQGGSLRFVAPDELLKSKPDCDLLLVDEAAAIPIPMLKSMVVIYHRMVFSTTVHGYEGSGRGFGIKFESWLSEHRPGWKGFKLEQPIRWNNNDPLEAWLFDCFLLGNDVSLSDSAVHELNSFSAEESNQLNLVELSKAECLANPEQLQQCFSLLVDAHYQTSPNDLMQFLNNPAIHLYAAWQKDECLGCMLVTEEGGLDKELTTQIQLGKRRPQGHLAPVLLANQLGCTQAATSSCLRVMRIAVSTHHQGSGIGRWMLKLLSQQISQADYLATSFGATSELISFWRGSEFEAVHFGHQRDQASGCHSVLMVKALNSNSQSWINQVQNHFERGYCFLVSGSLVSLETNMVRALLPKSVQTVSESETQLVRNYVNGGNSYDAISFSVLNLILFSNDREASVSDLLIAKVVQQKEWGICVEQFNLVGRKQAEIQFRKDVDALLANLQCK, encoded by the coding sequence ATGACAAACCCAACCAACTCTTTTCTGCATACACTTTCTAATATTGCTCAACATAACGATCACCGTTACGGTGTGGTCTTTGAAGGTGATTTTGATTGGCAAAACTCTGCTGTTTTTACCTTCCTTCAAGACTCATGCACTCCGAGCATCTTCCAGATTGGCGGTACGCCATTTGAAGGTGTAATTCATGTTCCAGTAAAAAAAGGCCAACAACTGCTTGGTCGTGAGTGCCAAGTTCTTGTTTGTGATTTTAGAGAACAGTTTGATGCGAATGGTTTTAGTGCCGCGCTCGGTTCGTTAGTCGGTGGTGGACTGTTGTTGGTGTTGCCGCCAAAAATTGATGGCTCTGAAGATAGCGAGAGCTTTGGTCAACGTTGGTTAAAACTCCATTTCGACAAACTGATCTCTGTTTCACAACAGAATGAAGCAGAGGGGGTTACTCAAGCGACTAGCGCTCTTCCTAAGAAGCAAAGCGTTAAAAATGGTTTGGACAAATTCGAACAGCAAAAAATGGCCGTCGAGTTAGTTAAGAAAGTCGTCACAGGGCATCGAAAACGCCCACTTATTTTAACTGCAGACCGAGGACGAGGTAAAAGCTCAACTTTGGGTATTGCTGCTGCCGGGCTTTTGGCAGAGCGACAGGGTTTAAATATTATTGTTACCGCTCCGTCTGTGAAAGCGATTGAGCCGGTATTTTCTCATGCGTTACAGCGACTCGATACGTGTGAAGTAATTAACGCGACTCACATTGGTTATCAAGGTGGAAGTTTAAGGTTTGTCGCACCAGATGAATTACTTAAATCTAAGCCTGATTGCGATCTGTTATTGGTTGACGAAGCGGCTGCAATTCCAATCCCAATGCTTAAATCCATGGTCGTTATCTATCACCGTATGGTTTTTTCAACCACGGTACACGGTTACGAGGGCAGTGGACGAGGGTTTGGTATCAAGTTCGAATCTTGGCTTTCTGAGCATCGTCCGGGGTGGAAAGGCTTTAAGCTCGAACAACCGATTCGTTGGAATAACAACGATCCACTAGAAGCTTGGTTGTTTGATTGCTTCCTGCTTGGTAACGACGTATCGCTAAGTGACTCCGCAGTTCATGAGTTAAATAGCTTTTCTGCTGAAGAAAGCAACCAATTAAACTTGGTCGAGTTGTCAAAAGCAGAATGCTTGGCTAACCCTGAGCAGCTACAGCAATGTTTTTCTCTTCTCGTTGATGCGCATTATCAGACATCGCCGAACGACTTAATGCAGTTCTTAAATAATCCAGCTATCCATTTATATGCTGCTTGGCAGAAAGATGAATGTCTTGGTTGTATGTTGGTGACGGAGGAGGGCGGTTTAGATAAAGAGTTGACCACTCAGATTCAACTTGGAAAGCGCAGGCCTCAAGGTCACCTGGCTCCTGTTTTACTCGCAAACCAACTTGGCTGTACTCAGGCTGCGACTAGTAGTTGCCTTCGAGTTATGCGCATCGCAGTTTCAACTCACCATCAAGGTTCGGGAATTGGGCGTTGGATGCTGAAGCTGCTATCACAGCAAATCAGCCAAGCAGATTATCTGGCGACAAGTTTTGGTGCGACCAGCGAATTGATTTCTTTTTGGCGTGGTAGTGAGTTCGAAGCTGTGCACTTCGGCCACCAGCGAGATCAGGCAAGTGGCTGTCATTCGGTTTTGATGGTTAAGGCACTTAATTCAAACTCTCAAAGCTGGATTAACCAAGTTCAAAATCACTTCGAGCGTGGCTACTGTTTTCTTGTTTCTGGTTCTTTAGTTTCACTTGAAACCAATATGGTGCGCGCACTGCTGCCAAAGAGTGTACAAACCGTTAGTGAGTCTGAAACTCAATTAGTTAGAAATTACGTAAACGGTGGCAATAGTTATGATGCGATTAGCTTCAGCGTATTGAATTTGATTTTGTTCAGTAACGATCGAGAAGCCAGTGTTTCTGACTTACTTATCGCAAAGGTCGTTCAACAGAAAGAGTGGGGGATTTGTGTCGAGCAGTTTAATCTTGTGGGTCGTAAACAAGCAGAGATTCAGTTTCGTAAAGATGTCGATGCTTTGCTAGCAAATTTACAGTGTAAATAG